A genomic segment from Agelaius phoeniceus isolate bAgePho1 chromosome 2, bAgePho1.hap1, whole genome shotgun sequence encodes:
- the ZBTB21 gene encoding zinc finger and BTB domain-containing protein 21 codes for MEGLLHYINPAHAISLLSTLNEERLKGQLCDVVLIVGDQKFRAHKNVLAASSEYFQTLFTNKENESQSVFQLDFCEPDAFDNVLNYIYSSSLFIEKGSLAAVQELGYSLGISFLTNIVSKNPQAPFPSCPMKKILYQDEDESSSQKRSVIVCQNRVEAQAKSVNQTQHDLSHTPKPSPSVAVKAGSRPQVTKPTETLHNLALTERRWLKEGPVSYTKVHETSGTVEDQSRGALVKRTMVLPQMSLAEKEMASGEPGSSAQLLRGKVAEMSLKRPRPPVLSLRGAAESTFLLREAGKGNGQGEDRNLLYYSKLGLVIPSSGSGPENQSIDRSGPLVKSLLRRSLSMDSQVPIYSPSVDLKPAQVSSCSSPGTNDSQKTFNVASQKSSSKESSEKSALDEKPQVIHPHRLRSFSASQSTDREVASPLSEVRIKTEPSSPLSDPADIIRVTVGDAAASANKDFAFKTEDDRKEPSGLPAKRRFQDDRRLPFKKLKADERGSPGSEENFEEGSSPTHLDADFPDSDVSKDEYSEMEEARPNKKFKCKHCLKIFRSTAGLHRHVNMYHNPEKPYACDICHKRFHTNFKVWTHCQTQHGIVKNPSPASSSHALLDEKFQRKLIDIVREREIKKALIVKLRRGKQSFQGQSASQAQQVIKRNLRSRTKGAYICTYCGKAYRFLSQFKQHIKMHPGEKPIGGNKAPKQKDHIHIENPVENKEVYQCRLCNAKLSSLIEQGNHERLCRNATVCPYCSLRFSSPELKHEHESKCEYKKLTCLECMRTFKSSFSIWRHQVEVHNQNTMAPSENFSLPLMDHNGEVTSSSRLPPQSESNKMNNFVAAKEDGVFSDSSEQINFDSEDSSCLPEDLSVSKQFKIQIKEEPADDIEDEVTETSREPKDVVSKKDPSLWPCEKCGKIFTLRKQLERHQELLCSVKPFICHVCNKAFRTNFRLWSHFQSHMSQAAEESTNKEPEICPPANSPSPPPLPPPPPLPKIQPLEPDSPTGLPESSGTTEKLFVPQESDTLFYHAPPLSAITFKRQYMCKLCHRTFKTAFSLWSHEQTHN; via the coding sequence ATGGAGGGGCTCTTGCATTACATAAATCCAGCACATGCCATTTCCCTCCTGAGCACCCTGAACGAGGAGCGTCTCAAGGGACAGCTGTGTGACGTTGTGCTGATCGTAGGAGACCAGAAATTCCGAGCTCATAAGAATGTTCTGGCTGCCAGCAGTGAATATTTCCAGACTCTGTTCACAAATAAGGAGAATGAGTCTCAGTCAGTGTTTCAGCTCGACTTTTGCGAGCCAGATGCTTTTGATAATGTGTTGAACTACATTTATTCTTCATCCTTGTTCATTGAGAAAGGCAGCCTTGCAGCTGTGCAAGAACTGGGCTACAGCCTTGGAATATCTTTTCTTACAAACATTGTCTCCAAGAATCCTCaagctccttttccttcttgtcCTATGAAAAAAATACTCTACCAAGATGAAGATGAAAGTAGTTCTCAGAAGAGAAGTGTCATCGTCTGTCAGAACAGAGTTGAAGCACAAGCGAAAAGCGTAAATCAAACACAACACGACTTAAGCCATACTCCTAAACCTTCACCCTCTGTGGCTGTCAAAGCCGGCAGCAGACCACAGGTAACAAAACCAACTGAAACCCTTCACAACTTAGCACTGACTGAAAGGAGGTGGCTGAAAGAAGGCCCTGTGAGCTATACAAAGGTTCATGAAACTTCTGGAACCGTGGAGGATCAGAGCAGAGGTGCTTTAGTGAAAAGGACAATGGTACTGCCTCAGATGTCTTTGGCAGAGAAAGAAATGGCAAGTGGTGAGCCAGGAAGCAGCGCTCAGCTTCTGAGAGGAAAAGTGGCAGAGATGTCATTGAAAAGACCACGTCCACCAGTCTTGTCTCTGCGTGGGGCAGCAGAATCCACGTTTCTGTTGcgagaggcaggaaaaggaaatggtCAAGGGGAAGACAGGAATTTGCTCTACTACTCCAAGTTAGGGCTGGTAATCCCATCTAGTGGGTCTGGCCCAGAAAACCAAAGTATTGACAGAAGTGGGccccttgtaaaaagtctccTTCGAAGGTCGCTGTCCATGGACAGCCAGGTTCCTATTTACTCACCTTCTGTTGACCTAAAACCTGCACAGGTATCCTCATGCTCCTCACCGGGAACTAACGATTCCCAGAAGACATTTAATGTTGCATCCCAAAAGTCATCCTCGAAAGAGTCATCGGAGAAGTCGGCCTTGGATGAGAAGCCACAGGTAATACACCCACATCGCCTTAGGTCTTTCAGTGCCTCTCAGTCAACGGATCGGGAGGTGGCTTCCCCTCTCTCGGAGGTGAGGATCAAAACTGAGCCCAGCAGTCCCCTCTCAGATCCTGCTGACATCATACGAGTCACAGTGGGCGATGCTGCAGCATCGGCAAACAAagactttgcttttaaaactgAGGATGACCGTAAGGAACCAAGCGGACTTCCAGCCAAAAGGAGGTTCCAGGATGATCGGAGGCTACCGTTCAAGAAGCTGAAGGCGGATGAGCGGGGTTCTCCTGGCTCAGAAGAGAACTTTGAGGAAGGCTCCAGCCCCACGCACCTTGATGCCGATTTCCCTGATTCTGATGTCAGCAAAGATGAATACAGCGAGATGGAAGAAGCAAGaccaaataaaaaatttaaatgtaaaCACTGCCTTAAAATTTTCAGATCAACAGCAGGTCTTCACCGCCATGTTAACATGTATCACAATCCAGAGAAGCCCTATGCTTGTGACATCTGCCACAAGAGATTCCACACCAATTTCAAAGTGTGGACGCACTGCCAGACACAACATGGAATCGTGAAGAATCCCTCACCAGCTTCCAGTTCACACGCCCTTTTGGATGAAAAATTCCAAAGAAAACTGATCGATATagtgagggagagagaaatcAAAAAAGCTCTGATTGTGAAACTGAGACGTGGCAAGCAGAGCTTTCAGGGCCAGTCGGCTTCCCAAGCACAACAAGTCATCAAAAGGAATTTAAGGTCGAGAACCAAAGGAGCCTATATTTGTACCTACTGTGGGAAAGCTTATCGTTTCCTCTCCCAGTTCAAACAGCACATAAAAATGCACCCTGGGGAGAAGCCCATTGGAGGGAATAAGGCTCCTAAGCAGAAAGATCACATTCATATTGAAAACCCAGTGGAAAACAAGGAGGTTTATCAGTGCCGTCTCTGCAATGCCAAGCTCTCCTCGCTTATTGAACAGGGAAACCACGAGCGGCTCTGTAGGAACGCCACTGTCTGTCCTTACTGCAGCCTTAGGTTTTCTTCTCCAGAGCTGAAGCACGAGCATGAGAGCAAGTGTGAGTACAAGAAGCTGACTTGCCTTGAGTGCATGCGTACCTTCAAATCATCCTTCAGCATCTGGCGCCATCAGGTTGAAGTTCACAATCAGAACACAATGGCTCCATCAGAGAACTTCTCTTTGCCTCTCATGGATCACAATGGAGAAGTCACCAGTTCCTCTCGGCTGCCTCCGCAGTCGGAATCCAATAAAATGAACAATTTTGTTGCTGCAAAGGAGGACGGCGTGTTCAGTGATTCGTCAGAACAAATCAATTTTGATTCTGAAGACTCTTCATGCCTGCCTGAAGACTTAAGTGTTTCCAAGCAGTTTAAGATCCAGATCAAAGAAGAGCCTGCAGATGACATAGAGGACGAGGTCACCGAAACGAGCAGGGAACCCAAGGACGTAGTCTCCAAGAAAGATCCCAGTTTGTGGCCCTGTGAGAAGTGTGGGAAGATTTTCACCTTACGCAAGCAGCTGGAGCGCCACCAGGAGCTCCTGTGCTCGGTGAAGCCCTTTATTTGCCACGTGTGCAACAAGGCCTTCCGAACGAATTTCCGCCTCTGGAGCCACTTCCAGTCTCACATgtcccaggctgcagaggagtCCACAAATAAAGAGCCTGAGATATGTCCACCAGCTAATTCCCCGTCACCCCCACCCTTACCCCCACCCCCTCCactccccaaaatccagcctttGGAGCCCGACAGCCCCACGGGCTTGCCGGAGAGCTCCGGTACTACTGAGAAGCTCTTTGTGCCGCAGGAGTCGGACACGCTCTTCTACCACGCCCCGCCGCTCTCGGCAATCACCTTCAAGAGACAGTACATGTGCAAACTCTGCCACAGGACTTTCAAAACAGCTTTCAGCCTCTGGAGCCACGAACAGACACACAATTAG